In Candidatus Rokuibacteriota bacterium, a genomic segment contains:
- a CDS encoding multiubiquitin domain-containing protein — MPRVVMDGQEFDIPAGTLTGRDLKRLAGADPEDVVYRVAAPGEAPEVLDDDLPVQLRDGDQVGRTRPFLAGG, encoded by the coding sequence ATGCCGCGAGTGGTGATGGACGGCCAGGAGTTCGACATTCCCGCTGGCACGCTGACGGGCCGGGATCTCAAGCGGCTCGCCGGGGCGGACCCGGAGGACGTGGTCTACCGCGTCGCCGCCCCGGGGGAGGCGCCGGAGGTGCTCGACGACGACCTGCCGGTGCAGCTGCGCGACGGGGACCAGGTCGGCCGGACGCGACCCTTCCTGGCGGGGGGCTGA